One window from the genome of Methyloradius palustris encodes:
- a CDS encoding M61 family metallopeptidase, with amino-acid sequence MQTIYYEVSLHSATAHLFEVTCLISKPDPDGQIVSLAAWIPGSYLIRDFARHIVKISAIIEHKGKRENIAIQKLDKHTWHCAPCNTPLRITYQVYAFDMSVRTAYFDTERAYFNGTSLFLKVHGADQATCEVKLNSPPKPYQHWQVATAMPAVKIDKQGFGRYQASNYAELIDYPFEIGNLAVAEFKAAGVPHRIAISGKHKSDLKRICKDLKTLCEYHIKFFGTAPFEQYLFMLYAAGDNQYGGLEHSNSTSLICPRSWLPVKDETLDIENYQQFLGLCSHEYFHAWHVKRMRPQVFENPDLSSEAYTRLLWIFEGFTAYYDTLAVLRAGLMSREEYLKSLSKDITRYLRTPGRKLQRLDESSFDSWVKLYKPDENTPNTQISYYLKGSLVALALDLSLRIKNRSLDDVMRALWLRYQTRGSLLGEDEIDDFILASTGQNLTRLLDSTVRGTDDPPLKKLLAKFGIAYETKDKTPNVLREMLGLQLSSENETKLANVFTGSPAEQAGLAANDVLIAVDNIKVNAKSLKDIVAKKPNGAHLQTHFFRRDELMLTTIIKQTETLDYCNLVIKPKLNADTEKLLEDWLGR; translated from the coding sequence ATGCAAACCATCTATTACGAAGTCTCCCTGCACTCAGCTACAGCTCACTTGTTTGAAGTCACTTGCCTGATTAGCAAGCCTGATCCAGATGGTCAAATAGTATCGCTTGCCGCATGGATACCTGGCAGTTATTTAATCCGCGACTTTGCTAGGCATATCGTGAAGATAAGCGCCATCATTGAGCATAAAGGCAAGCGCGAAAACATTGCCATCCAAAAGCTGGATAAGCACACCTGGCATTGCGCGCCGTGCAATACTCCGTTGCGTATTACGTATCAGGTCTATGCGTTTGATATGTCTGTGCGCACTGCTTATTTTGATACCGAACGCGCTTACTTTAACGGTACCAGCCTATTTTTAAAAGTACATGGCGCTGATCAAGCAACTTGTGAAGTAAAGCTGAATTCACCCCCAAAACCTTATCAACACTGGCAAGTGGCGACTGCAATGCCTGCTGTAAAAATAGACAAACAAGGCTTTGGCCGCTACCAAGCCAGCAATTACGCTGAACTGATCGACTATCCCTTTGAAATCGGCAATCTGGCTGTCGCAGAATTTAAAGCTGCTGGCGTGCCCCATCGCATCGCGATTTCTGGCAAACATAAAAGTGATCTCAAGCGCATTTGCAAAGACCTGAAAACCTTGTGCGAATACCACATCAAATTCTTTGGCACCGCACCGTTCGAACAGTATTTATTCATGCTCTATGCCGCTGGCGATAATCAATATGGCGGTTTGGAGCACAGCAATTCAACCAGCCTGATATGCCCACGTAGTTGGCTACCTGTTAAAGATGAAACGCTGGATATTGAAAATTATCAGCAGTTTCTAGGGCTGTGTAGCCATGAGTATTTTCATGCATGGCACGTAAAACGCATGCGCCCTCAAGTATTTGAAAACCCTGATTTATCAAGCGAAGCCTATACCCGTTTGCTCTGGATATTCGAAGGCTTTACCGCCTATTACGACACCTTAGCAGTATTACGCGCAGGCCTAATGAGCCGTGAAGAATATCTAAAATCACTGAGCAAAGACATCACACGCTATTTGCGTACACCAGGGCGAAAACTACAAAGACTGGACGAATCGAGCTTTGATAGTTGGGTTAAATTATATAAACCTGACGAAAACACCCCAAACACACAAATCAGCTATTACCTCAAAGGCTCCTTAGTAGCACTAGCGCTGGATTTATCTTTACGCATAAAAAACCGTTCATTAGATGACGTTATGCGCGCCTTGTGGTTGCGCTATCAAACTAGGGGCAGTTTGCTAGGTGAAGATGAGATAGATGATTTTATCTTAGCCAGTACTGGCCAAAATTTGACTAGGTTATTAGATAGCACGGTGCGCGGCACAGATGACCCGCCACTGAAAAAGCTATTAGCAAAATTCGGAATCGCGTATGAAACCAAAGATAAAACCCCGAATGTCTTGCGAGAAATGCTAGGGCTTCAACTTAGCAGTGAAAATGAAACAAAGCTGGCAAACGTATTTACAGGCAGCCCCGCAGAACAAGCAGGATTAGCCGCAAACGATGTATTGATCGCAGTAGATAACATTAAGGTCAATGCAAAAAGCCTAAAGGATATTGTCGCTAAAAAACCTAATGGTGCTCATCTACAGACGCATTTTTTCCGCCGTGACGAACTCATGCTAACAACGATTATTAAACAAACAGAAACGCTGGATTACTGCAATCTAGTCATTAAACCCAAGCTTAATGCTGACACGGAAAAACTCTTAGAAGACTGGCTAGGCAGGTGA
- a CDS encoding aminotransferase class V-fold PLP-dependent enzyme — MQSKWNHQSEFNAGLEMRKHWMLDDEISFLNHGSFGATPKVVLQSQQDYRALMERQPVDFFVRQLPDLIRKAAADLAGFLGANPDDLAFVENATAGINAVLRSFPWRAGDELLLANHAYPAVKNAAYFVARQFGITVREFEVPFPLEDENEILQAFTKAISPNTRMAVLDHVSSPLAIIYPLEKMLVICRAHSVKTLVDGAHAPGMLPLNLDAIDADWYVGNCHKWLFAAKGCAFLWAAPHARDFLQPMSISLHADVGFPQSFDWVGTRDVSAWLSISAAIDFYKSVGGDEIPEKLHNFAIVMAQQLAADWHVDLPAKPAMFGSMVTLPMPFNGEATQETADQWRDTLWHENRIEVPFFAINRQLWLRISAQLYNSSIDYEQLSQAVTRKFL; from the coding sequence ATGCAGTCAAAATGGAATCATCAATCAGAGTTTAATGCGGGCTTGGAAATGCGCAAGCACTGGATGCTAGATGATGAGATTTCTTTTCTGAATCATGGCTCATTTGGCGCAACCCCGAAAGTTGTATTACAGAGTCAGCAAGATTACCGCGCCCTGATGGAACGTCAGCCTGTCGATTTTTTTGTCAGGCAACTGCCAGATTTAATTAGGAAGGCAGCCGCTGATTTAGCGGGTTTTCTGGGGGCTAATCCTGATGATTTAGCCTTTGTCGAGAATGCTACAGCAGGCATTAACGCAGTGTTACGTTCTTTTCCATGGCGGGCAGGTGATGAGCTATTGCTAGCCAATCATGCGTATCCTGCAGTAAAAAATGCGGCTTATTTTGTTGCTCGTCAATTTGGAATTACTGTGCGGGAATTTGAAGTGCCATTTCCGCTAGAAGATGAAAACGAAATACTGCAGGCATTCACGAAAGCAATTAGCCCCAATACCAGAATGGCCGTGCTTGACCATGTTTCATCGCCTCTCGCCATTATTTACCCCTTAGAGAAAATGCTGGTAATTTGTCGTGCACATAGTGTGAAGACTTTAGTGGATGGGGCGCACGCACCAGGAATGTTGCCGCTTAACCTTGATGCAATAGATGCTGATTGGTATGTGGGTAATTGCCATAAATGGTTATTCGCTGCCAAGGGCTGTGCATTCTTATGGGCAGCGCCACATGCGCGCGATTTTTTGCAGCCAATGTCTATTTCTCTGCATGCGGATGTTGGCTTTCCTCAAAGCTTTGATTGGGTTGGCACGCGAGATGTCAGCGCATGGCTTTCAATTAGTGCTGCGATAGATTTTTATAAAAGTGTAGGTGGTGATGAAATACCAGAGAAACTTCACAATTTTGCGATTGTAATGGCGCAGCAACTTGCGGCAGATTGGCATGTCGATTTGCCAGCAAAGCCTGCGATGTTTGGCAGTATGGTAACTTTGCCTATGCCGTTTAATGGTGAGGCTACCCAAGAAACAGCGGATCAATGGCGAGATACGCTCTGGCATGAAAACAGAATTGAAGTGCCATTTTTTGCGATCAATAGACAGTTATGGCTACGTATTTCAGCGCAGCTTTATAATAGTAGTATTGATTATGAACAGTTGTCACAAGCTGTTACCCGCAAATTTTTGTGA
- a CDS encoding YciI family protein, giving the protein MWYMIITEDFPDSLAKRTAARPEHLARLTKLHEEGRLLLAGPLPAIDSIDPGPAGYTGSLIVAEFDNLTAAEIWANADPFLAAGVYAKVSVKPFRKTLPN; this is encoded by the coding sequence ATGTGGTACATGATTATTACAGAAGACTTCCCTGACAGCCTTGCCAAGCGCACTGCAGCAAGGCCTGAACACTTGGCGCGTTTAACCAAATTACACGAAGAAGGTCGCCTGCTTCTCGCTGGTCCTTTGCCTGCGATAGATAGCATAGACCCGGGTCCAGCAGGTTATACAGGTAGCCTGATTGTGGCTGAATTTGATAATCTGACCGCCGCTGAAATATGGGCGAATGCTGACCCTTTCTTGGCAGCGGGTGTCTATGCAAAAGTATCAGTCAAACCATTCCGCAAAACCCTGCCTAACTAA
- a CDS encoding septation protein A, which translates to MKFLFDLFPVILFFVVFKFFGIYPATAAAMVATIIQIIWMKLKYGKIEGTLIASGLIIVVFGGATLLLHDENFIKWKPTVLYWVFSIALVVANLAFKKNLIRGLMEKQISLPNNIWNKLNLAWALFFLVLGFINLYVAFNYSTDHWVDFKLFGTTALMFIFIIGQGLILNKYISEETPK; encoded by the coding sequence ATGAAGTTTCTTTTTGATCTCTTTCCCGTCATCCTGTTTTTTGTGGTGTTCAAATTCTTTGGCATTTACCCAGCCACAGCAGCGGCCATGGTAGCCACGATTATCCAGATCATCTGGATGAAGCTCAAATACGGAAAAATTGAAGGCACACTGATTGCCAGCGGCCTGATTATCGTCGTGTTTGGTGGTGCGACTTTGCTACTGCACGATGAGAACTTTATTAAGTGGAAACCTACCGTGCTCTACTGGGTATTTTCTATCGCCTTGGTCGTGGCCAATCTGGCATTTAAAAAGAATCTGATTCGTGGCTTGATGGAAAAACAGATCAGCTTGCCTAACAACATCTGGAACAAACTTAACCTGGCCTGGGCTTTGTTTTTCTTGGTGTTGGGTTTTATTAATCTGTATGTAGCATTCAATTACTCAACTGATCATTGGGTAGATTTCAAGCTGTTTGGCACGACTGCGCTGATGTTCATTTTTATCATCGGCCAGGGCTTGATACTCAACAAATACATTAGCGAAGAAACACCTAAATAA
- a CDS encoding BolA family protein, whose translation MIEELKRRLATLEPTTIEISDDSASHAGHAGNTGGGHYSLYIVSSHFYGKSHIIRHRMVYQALADLMTSKIHALSIRAKSPNEL comes from the coding sequence ATGATAGAAGAATTAAAAAGACGTTTAGCCACACTTGAACCAACGACTATTGAAATCAGTGACGATAGTGCTTCGCATGCGGGTCATGCTGGCAATACAGGCGGCGGACACTACAGCCTATATATCGTAAGCTCGCATTTTTACGGAAAATCCCACATAATCCGACATCGTATGGTTTACCAAGCACTTGCAGACCTGATGACATCTAAAATACATGCACTGAGCATTCGTGCAAAGTCGCCAAATGAATTATAA
- a CDS encoding Kdo hydroxylase family protein produces MNILHTFDFESWRPDIDKALRHRAVSALEGGGVIFMPALTFSLKEDEKRFLSPAWSDGKSKNISLRPNGGLKGAIGNEEELNALQRMIHRYATETTALIHTLYPEYTPYLQPANTSFRPCEVENRKSSYRKDDSRLHADAFPSNPTQGLRLLRVFTNINPDGRPRQWRVGEPFIDMAAKYLPDTKSMLPGQAKLMHVLNITKKRRTPYDHLMLQLHDKVKWDIEYQKNAPQQHVDFPPGSTWIVFSDQVLHAAMAGQYMMEQTFYLPVDALYNPQTAPIRVLESMLNKSLA; encoded by the coding sequence ATGAACATATTGCACACATTCGATTTTGAGAGTTGGCGTCCGGATATTGATAAAGCACTCAGGCATCGTGCAGTGAGTGCACTTGAGGGGGGCGGTGTTATTTTCATGCCTGCACTGACTTTTAGCCTCAAGGAAGATGAAAAGCGTTTTCTTTCACCTGCATGGTCGGATGGTAAATCTAAGAATATTTCATTACGGCCAAATGGTGGATTGAAGGGCGCTATAGGTAATGAAGAAGAGCTTAATGCTTTGCAGCGGATGATTCATCGCTACGCCACTGAAACAACGGCATTAATTCATACGCTATATCCTGAATACACGCCATATTTACAGCCAGCAAATACAAGCTTTAGGCCATGCGAGGTAGAAAACCGCAAGAGCTCTTACCGCAAAGATGATAGCCGTTTGCATGCGGACGCTTTTCCTTCGAACCCTACACAGGGGCTGCGTTTATTGCGTGTCTTTACGAATATCAATCCTGATGGCAGGCCTCGCCAATGGCGAGTAGGTGAACCGTTTATTGATATGGCGGCTAAATATTTGCCAGATACTAAATCGATGTTGCCAGGTCAGGCAAAACTCATGCATGTCTTAAATATCACCAAGAAACGTCGCACGCCTTACGATCATCTCATGCTGCAACTACATGACAAAGTGAAGTGGGATATCGAGTATCAGAAAAACGCACCACAACAGCATGTGGATTTCCCACCAGGAAGTACTTGGATTGTGTTTTCTGACCAAGTATTACACGCTGCAATGGCAGGTCAATACATGATGGAGCAGACTTTTTATCTCCCAGTGGATGCGCTTTATAACCCGCAAACTGCGCCGATTCGTGTGCTGGAATCCATGCTCAATAAATCATTGGCATGA
- a CDS encoding peptidylprolyl isomerase, with amino-acid sequence MMLPAAQAADGVIATVNGKPIKQSVYDFIVKDATARGQNVDDNTRNVIINKLVSSELVAQEAQRIGLDKQPDYIARQELAQRELLVNAFLADYIKKNPVSDADTKAAYDDYKKQLGDKEYSASHILVATEAEAKDVIAQLGKGGDFAKIAKDKSKDPGSQEKGGDLGWFSLGGMVKPFGDAVSKLQKGGITQTPVQTQFGWHVIKLNDIRDAQPPAYEKVKDDLQKRLQQQKLEKLLSDLRAKAKITDTAVKK; translated from the coding sequence ATGATGTTGCCCGCAGCACAAGCGGCTGATGGCGTTATTGCTACAGTCAATGGCAAGCCAATCAAACAATCTGTTTACGATTTTATCGTTAAGGATGCTACTGCCCGCGGTCAAAATGTTGATGACAACACACGTAACGTCATCATCAACAAATTAGTCAGCAGCGAATTAGTAGCGCAAGAAGCGCAGCGCATTGGCCTGGACAAACAACCTGACTACATCGCACGCCAAGAACTTGCACAACGTGAATTATTGGTAAACGCGTTCCTGGCTGATTACATCAAGAAGAACCCAGTAAGCGATGCTGATACAAAAGCTGCCTACGATGATTACAAGAAACAACTGGGCGACAAAGAATACAGCGCAAGCCATATTCTGGTCGCTACAGAAGCTGAAGCAAAAGACGTGATTGCACAGCTTGGTAAAGGCGGTGACTTCGCAAAAATCGCTAAAGACAAATCTAAAGACCCGGGTTCACAAGAAAAAGGTGGTGATTTAGGCTGGTTCTCTCTAGGTGGCATGGTGAAACCGTTTGGCGATGCAGTATCTAAACTGCAAAAAGGTGGCATCACACAAACACCAGTACAAACTCAATTTGGCTGGCACGTTATCAAGCTGAACGATATTCGTGATGCACAACCACCAGCTTACGAAAAAGTAAAAGATGACTTGCAAAAACGCCTGCAACAACAAAAATTGGAAAAACTGTTGAGCGACCTGCGCGCTAAAGCAAAAATCACTGATACTGCTGTCAAGAAATAA
- a CDS encoding YoaK family protein has protein sequence MINKIRSLPIFGKSNILSFTGGFVDVVSFVALFGLFANHMTGNIVMIGVSVSNSSNGLVSKLLAIPVFIITVAATRLVITHYGSQSRRLIILLYMLQASFLTFFMLSGWYASPILNPDNWLALVTGIFAVMAMGIQNAQSRLIEPGQVPTTIMTGNMTQAVIDFVDIVTKNPVTANDAAKRFAIYGPAIVAFMIGAIAGAFLYKYWSFACLLVPILALIYLAATYPKEPPA, from the coding sequence ATGATCAACAAAATTCGTTCCTTACCCATATTTGGCAAATCCAACATTTTGTCTTTCACTGGTGGGTTTGTTGATGTAGTGAGTTTCGTCGCCTTATTTGGGCTATTTGCCAATCACATGACTGGCAATATCGTGATGATAGGCGTATCAGTCAGTAACTCTTCTAATGGCTTAGTATCAAAATTACTGGCCATCCCTGTATTTATCATCACCGTGGCAGCTACACGCCTTGTGATTACGCATTACGGCTCGCAATCAAGGCGACTGATTATTTTGTTGTATATGCTGCAGGCAAGCTTTTTGACTTTTTTCATGCTGAGTGGGTGGTATGCCAGCCCAATATTGAATCCAGACAACTGGCTTGCCCTTGTAACGGGGATATTCGCTGTCATGGCCATGGGTATACAAAACGCACAATCACGCCTGATTGAGCCGGGCCAAGTCCCTACTACGATTATGACGGGCAACATGACGCAAGCCGTGATTGATTTTGTAGATATCGTCACCAAAAATCCTGTAACTGCAAACGATGCTGCCAAGCGTTTTGCTATTTATGGCCCTGCGATTGTCGCCTTTATGATAGGCGCTATCGCGGGCGCTTTTCTCTACAAATACTGGTCTTTTGCTTGCTTACTCGTCCCCATCTTGGCGCTGATTTACCTAGCTGCCACCTATCCTAAAGAGCCACCAGCTTAA